In the Theobroma cacao cultivar B97-61/B2 chromosome 1, Criollo_cocoa_genome_V2, whole genome shotgun sequence genome, one interval contains:
- the LOC18611604 gene encoding protein UPSTREAM OF FLC isoform X2: protein MDVRSRRARETSPDRAKVCMQPKVVKSIRKVQVVYYLTRNGQFEHPHYMEVTHLVNQPLRLRDVMERFTALRGKGMSSLYSWSCKRSYKNGYVWNDLADNDIIHPSDGAEYVLKGSELVEERLQQLQISNRAPHIQEPSIHAKQKSPSFTLTRHRGAQEAERTAYEEQEFDEEEEEEEEYELDEEKTSYTSSTTPHSRCSRGVSTDELEEQETNNQEPQKNISEPTQQDSSLLSTSSILSEKQNPSKNSTSKRFEDGDPVASGSAPSRNSVLLQLIACGNLAVTKAKNVPTMKQTVPNNVAKKSENLHRGVLCKSALKVAEDDQIISCMSENPRFGNLQAEEKEYFSGSIVESMSSEKRVVAEPVLKKSNSYNEERSCKAGLSETVEEEKKDKAVIGKCIPRKKLPSSKQSRK, encoded by the exons ATGGATGTGAGAAGTAGAAGAGCCAGAGAAACCAGCCCAGACAGGGCCAAAGTCTGCATGCAGCCGAAGGTCGTGAAGTCCATTAGAAAAGTTCAAGTTGTTTACTATCTGACTAGAAACGGCCAGTTTGAGCATCCTCACTACATGGAAGTCACCCATTTGGTCAATCAACCACTTCGTTTGAGAG ATGTAATGGAAAGATTCACAGCTCTCAGAGGCAAAGGAATGTCCTCTCTTTACTCTTGGTCCTGCAAAAG GAGTTACAAGAATGGTTACGTATGGAATGACTTAGCAGACAATGACATTATCCATCCATCAGATGGGGCTGAATATGTACTCAAAGGCTCAGAATTGGTTGAAG AAAGATTGCAGCAACTGCAAATCAGCAACAGGGCGCCACATATTCAGGAACCAAGCATTCATGCCAAACAAAAATCCCCATCTTTTACTCTGACTCGACACAGGGGAGCCCAAGAAGCAGAGAGGACGGCATACGAAGAGCAAGAATTCGATgaagaggaagaggaagaggaagagtATGAATTAGATGAGGAGAAAACATCTTACACAAGCTCCACAACTCCTCACTCTCGCTGCTCAAGAGGGGTTTCTACTGATGAGCTTGAAGAGCAAGAAACAAATAACCAAGAACCCCAAAAAAACATCTCTGAGCCAACTCAACAGGACTCTTCCCTTCTATCAACTTCTTCCATCCTCTctgaaaaacaaaacccaagCAAAAACAGTACTTCCAAGCGGTTTGAAGATGGTGACCCAGTTGCCTCTGGATCAGCGCCAAGTCGCAATTCGGTTCTGCTTCAACTTATTGCATGCGGGAACTTAGCTGTTACTAAAGCAAAAAACGTGCCTACAATGAAGCAAACGGTCCCAAACAATGTGGCGAAGAAGAGTGAAAATTTGCATAGAGGGGTTCTTTGTAAGAGTGCATTGAAGGTTGCTGAAGATGATCAGATAATAAGCTGCATGTCTGAGAATCCAAGGTTTGGTAATTTACAGGCTGAAGAGAAGGAGTATTTCAGTGGCAGCATTGTGGAGTCAATGAGTTCTGAGAAGCGAGTTGTGGCTGAGCCAGTGCTTAAAAAATCCAATTCCTATAATGAAGAAAG
- the LOC18611608 gene encoding uncharacterized protein LOC18611608, giving the protein MLLGKRSRHPIKRTTSMTGITVDVSNVEDVQEPLIISDPPPPQDPLHEFPNGNFAGYDQRFLAMVSPRNPAAGRSGSTNHVVDTAPFLRSCCLCKRRLAPSRDIYMYRGDTAFCSSECREQQMKQDERKEKLKGVASKKEERHASSASSKASTKTEPVAAA; this is encoded by the exons ATGTTGCTAGGAAAACGTTCACGCCACCCGATCAAGAGGACGACAAGCATGACAGGGATCACCGTCGATGTCTCCAACGTTGAGGATGTCCAAGAACCATTAATTATATCTGATCCTCCTCCTCCTCAAGACCCCTTGCATGAATTTCCAAACGGAAACTTTGCAGGTTACGATCAACGTTTCTTGGCCATGGTATCGCCAAGAAACCCTGCTGCTGGAAGATCAGGTTCTACTAATCATGTCGTCGACACTGCTCCTTTCTTGCGCTCTTGTTGCCTTTGTAAACGCCGCTTAGCTCCTAGTCGagacatatatatgtatag GGGGGATACAGCCTTTTGTAGTTCAGAGTGCAGGGAGCAGCAGATGAAGCAAGacgaaagaaaagaaaagttgaaagGTGTAGCTTCAAAGAAAGAAGAACGCCATGCATCTTCAGCCAGCTCCAAGGCTTCAACTAAAACCGAGCCTGTGGCAGCTGCTTGA
- the LOC18611604 gene encoding protein UPSTREAM OF FLC isoform X1, which yields MDVRSRRARETSPDRAKVCMQPKVVKSIRKVQVVYYLTRNGQFEHPHYMEVTHLVNQPLRLRDVMERFTALRGKGMSSLYSWSCKRSYKNGYVWNDLADNDIIHPSDGAEYVLKGSELVEGCSERLQQLQISNRAPHIQEPSIHAKQKSPSFTLTRHRGAQEAERTAYEEQEFDEEEEEEEEYELDEEKTSYTSSTTPHSRCSRGVSTDELEEQETNNQEPQKNISEPTQQDSSLLSTSSILSEKQNPSKNSTSKRFEDGDPVASGSAPSRNSVLLQLIACGNLAVTKAKNVPTMKQTVPNNVAKKSENLHRGVLCKSALKVAEDDQIISCMSENPRFGNLQAEEKEYFSGSIVESMSSEKRVVAEPVLKKSNSYNEERSCKAGLSETVEEEKKDKAVIGKCIPRKKLPSSKQSRK from the exons ATGGATGTGAGAAGTAGAAGAGCCAGAGAAACCAGCCCAGACAGGGCCAAAGTCTGCATGCAGCCGAAGGTCGTGAAGTCCATTAGAAAAGTTCAAGTTGTTTACTATCTGACTAGAAACGGCCAGTTTGAGCATCCTCACTACATGGAAGTCACCCATTTGGTCAATCAACCACTTCGTTTGAGAG ATGTAATGGAAAGATTCACAGCTCTCAGAGGCAAAGGAATGTCCTCTCTTTACTCTTGGTCCTGCAAAAG GAGTTACAAGAATGGTTACGTATGGAATGACTTAGCAGACAATGACATTATCCATCCATCAGATGGGGCTGAATATGTACTCAAAGGCTCAGAATTGGTTGAAGGTTGCTCTG AAAGATTGCAGCAACTGCAAATCAGCAACAGGGCGCCACATATTCAGGAACCAAGCATTCATGCCAAACAAAAATCCCCATCTTTTACTCTGACTCGACACAGGGGAGCCCAAGAAGCAGAGAGGACGGCATACGAAGAGCAAGAATTCGATgaagaggaagaggaagaggaagagtATGAATTAGATGAGGAGAAAACATCTTACACAAGCTCCACAACTCCTCACTCTCGCTGCTCAAGAGGGGTTTCTACTGATGAGCTTGAAGAGCAAGAAACAAATAACCAAGAACCCCAAAAAAACATCTCTGAGCCAACTCAACAGGACTCTTCCCTTCTATCAACTTCTTCCATCCTCTctgaaaaacaaaacccaagCAAAAACAGTACTTCCAAGCGGTTTGAAGATGGTGACCCAGTTGCCTCTGGATCAGCGCCAAGTCGCAATTCGGTTCTGCTTCAACTTATTGCATGCGGGAACTTAGCTGTTACTAAAGCAAAAAACGTGCCTACAATGAAGCAAACGGTCCCAAACAATGTGGCGAAGAAGAGTGAAAATTTGCATAGAGGGGTTCTTTGTAAGAGTGCATTGAAGGTTGCTGAAGATGATCAGATAATAAGCTGCATGTCTGAGAATCCAAGGTTTGGTAATTTACAGGCTGAAGAGAAGGAGTATTTCAGTGGCAGCATTGTGGAGTCAATGAGTTCTGAGAAGCGAGTTGTGGCTGAGCCAGTGCTTAAAAAATCCAATTCCTATAATGAAGAAAG
- the LOC18611607 gene encoding 3-hydroxyacyl-[acyl-carrier-protein] dehydratase FabZ translates to MAVTSNPLVSFTPGSLSQPRRLSQPLPSSSLSFPGSRSLSLKLTHRSNSALGCSLNVPNSTDNDAPIETRYPAFPTVMDINQIREILPHRFPFLLVDRVIEYNPGVSAVAIKNVTINDNFFPGHFPERPIMPGVLMVEAMAQVGGLVMLQPEVGGSRENFFFAGVDKVRFRKPVIAGDTLVMRMTLIKLQKRFGIAKMEGKAYVGGDLVCEGEFLMATGSD, encoded by the exons ATGGCTGTTACCTCCAACCCGCTCGTGTCTTTCACTCCCGGCTCACTGAGTCAACCCAGAAGGCTCTCCCAACCTCTTCCTTCCTCATCGCTTTCGTTTCCCGGATCTCGTTCACTCTCCCTAAAGCTCACCCACCGGTCCAACTCAGCCCTTGGTTGCTCTTTAAATGTACCCAACAGCACCGATAATGACGCCCCAATTGAAACGa GGTACCCAGCTTTTCCTACTGTGATGGACATCAATCAGATAAGAGAGATATTACCACACAG GTTTCCCTTTTTGTTAGTGGATAGAGTGATAGAATATAATCCAGGGGTATCAGCTGTTGCTATAAAGAATGTGACtataaatgataattttttccCTGGCCACTTCCCTGAGAGGCCTATAATGCCTGGTGTTCTCATGGTTGAG GCAATGGCACAAGTTGGAGGCTTGGTTATGCTGCAACCTGAAGTGGGAGGTTCTCGGGagaatttcttttttgctgGAGTTGACAAAGTGAGGTTTAGGAAACCAGTAATTGCAGGGGATACTTTGGTGATGAGGATGACACTCATCAAGTTGCAGAAGCGGTTTGGAATAGCAAAGATGGAAGGGAAAGCATATGTTGGAGGTGACTTGGTATGTGAGGGTGAGTTCCTGATGGCTACCGGTAGTGATTGA
- the LOC18611605 gene encoding glucan 1,3-beta-glucosidase A, translating to MTYVAFLLFLCLISCVPSSPYAQNTDLKLPLKAVNLGNWLVTEGWMKPSRFDGITNKDLLDGTQVQFLSTKLNKYLCSENGGGTVVVANRPSASGWETFRLWRVNETYFNFRVFNKQFVGLGSQGVEAVSNTPTDSETFQIVRNDGDLNRVRLRAANGLFLQAQSETLVTADYAGSSWDDNDPSVFKMTIVVNNLHGEFQITNGYGPEKAPQVMQDHWNSYITEEDFNFMSANGLTAVRIPVGWWIAQDPTPPKPFVGGSLEALDRAFTWAEKYGMKVIVDLHALKASQNGNEHSGARDGYQEWGDSNIDETVAVIEFLAARYTRRPSLAAIELMNEPLAPGVTFDALTKYYKAGYDAVRKHSNAYVILSNRLGPTDSKELLSFASSLDRVVIDVHFYNLFSEGFNNMNVQQNIDFINNQRSSDLSTLTSANGPLVFVGEWTAEFARNDASKEDYQRFAQAQLDVYGRATFGWGYWAYKCAQNHWSLKWMIENNYIKL from the exons ATGACTTACGTagcttttctcttatttttgtgCCTTATTTCATGTGTTCCCTCTTCTCCCTATGCACAAAATACGGACCTCAAATTGCCACTGAAAGCTGTAAACCTCGGCAACTGGCTTGTCACCGAAGGATGGATGAAACCTTCTCGTTTTGATGGAATAACTAACAAAGATCTTTTG GATGGAACTCAAGTTCAATTTCTGTCCACAAAGCTAAACAAGTATCTGTGCTCTGAAAATGGTGGTGGAACAGTAGTAGTAGCCAACCGTCCCTCAGCTTCTGGTTGGGAAACCTTCCGG TTGTGGAGGGTGAACGAgacatattttaatttcagaGTGTTTAACAAGCAGTTTGTGGGATTGGGAAGTCAAGGTGTAGAAGCTGTTTCAAATACACCTACCGATTCTGAGACATTTCAGATTGTAAGGAATGATGGTGATCTCAACCGAGTTCGCCTCAGAGCAGCAAATGGGTTGTTCCTCCAG GCACAATCGGAGACATTAGTAACTGCAGATTATGCAGGCTCTAGTTGGGACGATAATGATCCATCTGTGTTCAAAATGACAATCGTAGTAAACAACTTACATGGTGAATTTCAAATCACAAATGGTTATGGCCCAGAAAAAGCCCCCCAAGTCATGCAG GATCACTGGAATTCTTACATCACTGAGGAGGATTTCAATTTCATGTCGGCAAATGGTCTGACTGCTGTGAGGATACCAGTAGGATGGTGGATAGCACAGGATCCAACCCCACCAAAGCCTTTTGTTGGAGGCTCCTTGGAAGCCTTAGACAGGGCTTTCACATGGGCAGA GAAATATGGGATGAAGGTAATTGTTGATCTGCATGCACTCAAAGCCTCGCAGAACGGAAATGAGCATAGCGGAGCAAGAGATGGTTATCAGGAATGGGGAGATTCCAACATCGATGAGACTGTTGCAGTAATAGAGTTTCTTGCAGCAAG ATATACCCGAAGACCAAGTTTGGCTGCAATTGAATTGATGAATGAGCCTCTGGCACCGGGTGTCACTTTCGATGCCCTTACAAAGTATTATAAAGCTGGATATGACGCTGTAAGGAAGCATTCAAATGCTTATGTGATCTTATCAAATCGTTTGGGACCTACTGATTCAAAGGAGCTCCTCTCCTTTGCTAGCAGCTTGGATCGTGTAGTCATCGATGTGCATTTCTACAACCTCTTTTCAGAAGGGTTTAACAACATGAATGTGCAACAGAACATTGATTTCATCAATAATCAACGATCTTCCGATCTCAGCACCTTGACCTCAGCTAACGGCCCCTTGGTTTTTGTTG GGGAATGGACTGCAGAATTTGCACGAAACGATGCATCAAAAGAAGATTACCAGAGATTTGCGCAAGCTCAACTAGATGTATATGGTCGTGCAACTTTTGGTTGGGGCTACTGGGCTTACAAATGTGCGCAAAACCACTGGAGTCTCAAGTGGATGATCGAGAACAACTATATAAAGCTTTGA